One genomic window of Quercus robur chromosome 6, dhQueRobu3.1, whole genome shotgun sequence includes the following:
- the LOC126690628 gene encoding uncharacterized protein LOC126690628 isoform X1 — MLVPSGSPPQPNFSTISLFDSKRTHTLISFPLQISYISRSPSSSTQELKICCRKLNFMMSGDNFTDGFGKTRPALADVTNRKRAFSSVSGDVGLNYGDGYGKNVGCGDGDPKFAKQGCLGVENLVQEECEAKFGVDGSEKEKDLSPTCSEVGTSLENIASTVVNLLDKSKETSDFFQGDRIRHSVAVETGDVLRDSCVSSISAPACSGLSKKNCCGVGGNCQDEEVRLSSSVTGSNAVCEGLVAHVCKDNEKDQQGGRLASSNYGSVEWSRLPKSHGSKFHELERCTSAKGDGCANLNASTDVLKGCSCSFCLKAAHMWSDLHYQDIKGRIAVLKKSQKEASILVQNSCRGKEVDIHGQGNFNKVTKLDPDLTGQWKSLFLHMENIFVNESNQLQSSYVTLKDLRENCKMDLEMINGMASEKH; from the exons ATGTTAGTACCAAGTGGTTCCCCGCCTCAACCAAATTTTAGTACAATTTCTTTATTTGACTCAAAACGAACACACACTCTGATTTCATTTCCTCTCCAAATCTCATACATCTCCAGATCTCCTTCAAGTTCAACTCAAG AGCTTAAGATCTGTTGCCGGAAATTGAATTTCATGATGAGTGGAGATAATTTCACAGATGGGTTTGGCAAAACCCGTCCGGCTTTAGCCGATGTGACCAATAGGAAAAGGGCGTTTTCTTCGGTTTCAGGTGATGTAGGGCTTAATTATGGAGATGGGTATGGTAAAAATGTGGGTTGTGGAGATGGGGATCCAAAGTTTGCAAAGCAAGGGTGCTTAGGAGTAGAGAATTTAGTCCAAGAGGAATGTGAGGCCAAGTTTGGAGTAGATGGTAGTGAAAAGGAGAAGGATTTGTCCCCCACTTGTAGTGAGGTTGGTACTTCACTAGAGAATATTGCATCTACTGTTGTGAATTTACTGGATAAGAGTAAGGAGACATCAGATTTCTTTCAAGGCGACAGGATACGACATAGTGTTGCTGTGGAGACTGGTGATGTATTGAGAGATAGTTGTGTGTCTAGTATTTCGGCGCCTGCTTGCTCTGGACTGTCCAAGAAAAATTGTTGCGGGGTCGGAGGGAACTGTCAAGATGAGGAAGTGAGACTCAGTTCCAGTGTTACTGGAAGTAATGCAGTATGTGAAGGATTGGTCGCACATGTTTGCAAGGATAATGAGAAGGATCAACAAGGTGGTAGATTGGCCTCAAGCAATTATGGGTCTGTTGAGTGGTCAAGATTGCCCAAGTCACATGGTTCTAAGTTCCATGAATTGGAAAGATGCACAAGCGCTAAGGGTGATGGTTGTGCTAATCTAAATGCCAGTACCGATGTTCTCAAAGGTTGCTCTTGTTCATTTTGCTTGAAAG CTGCTCATATGTGGTCAGATCTCCATTACCAGGACATCAAGGGTCGAATAGCTG tattGAAGAAGAGTCAGAAAGAAGCAAGCATTTTGGTTCAAAATAGTTGCAGGGGAAAGGAGGTTGACATTCACGGCCAAGGGAACTTCAACAAAGTAACAAAATTAGATCCTGACCTCACGGGTCAGTGGAAATCACTCTTTCTTCACATGGAGAATATCTTTGTCAATGAAAGCAACCAGCTT CAATCCAGCTATGTTACGCTTAAAGATTTGAGAGAGAACTGCAAGATGGATCTGGAGATGATCAATGGAATGGCTTCAGAAAAACATTAG
- the LOC126690628 gene encoding uncharacterized protein LOC126690628 isoform X2, giving the protein MLVPSGSPPQPNFSTISLFDSKRTHTLISFPLQISYISRSPSSSTQELKICCRKLNFMMSGDNFTDGFGKTRPALADVTNRKRAFSSVSGDVGLNYGDGYGKNVGCGDGDPKFAKQGCLGVENLVQEECEAKFGVDGSEKEKDLSPTCSEVGTSLENIASTVVNLLDKSKETSDFFQGDRIRHSVAVETGDVLRDSCVSSISAPACSGLSKKNCCGVGGNCQDEEVRLSSSVTGSNAVCEGLVAHVCKDNEKDQQGGRLASSNYGSVEWSRLPKSHGSKFHELERCTSAKGDGCANLNASTDVLKGCSCSFCLKAAHMWSDLHYQDIKGRIAVLKKSQKEASILVQNSCRGKEVDIHGQGNFNKVTKLDPDLTGQWKSLFLHMENIFVNESNQLPVFLGSNPAMLRLKI; this is encoded by the exons ATGTTAGTACCAAGTGGTTCCCCGCCTCAACCAAATTTTAGTACAATTTCTTTATTTGACTCAAAACGAACACACACTCTGATTTCATTTCCTCTCCAAATCTCATACATCTCCAGATCTCCTTCAAGTTCAACTCAAG AGCTTAAGATCTGTTGCCGGAAATTGAATTTCATGATGAGTGGAGATAATTTCACAGATGGGTTTGGCAAAACCCGTCCGGCTTTAGCCGATGTGACCAATAGGAAAAGGGCGTTTTCTTCGGTTTCAGGTGATGTAGGGCTTAATTATGGAGATGGGTATGGTAAAAATGTGGGTTGTGGAGATGGGGATCCAAAGTTTGCAAAGCAAGGGTGCTTAGGAGTAGAGAATTTAGTCCAAGAGGAATGTGAGGCCAAGTTTGGAGTAGATGGTAGTGAAAAGGAGAAGGATTTGTCCCCCACTTGTAGTGAGGTTGGTACTTCACTAGAGAATATTGCATCTACTGTTGTGAATTTACTGGATAAGAGTAAGGAGACATCAGATTTCTTTCAAGGCGACAGGATACGACATAGTGTTGCTGTGGAGACTGGTGATGTATTGAGAGATAGTTGTGTGTCTAGTATTTCGGCGCCTGCTTGCTCTGGACTGTCCAAGAAAAATTGTTGCGGGGTCGGAGGGAACTGTCAAGATGAGGAAGTGAGACTCAGTTCCAGTGTTACTGGAAGTAATGCAGTATGTGAAGGATTGGTCGCACATGTTTGCAAGGATAATGAGAAGGATCAACAAGGTGGTAGATTGGCCTCAAGCAATTATGGGTCTGTTGAGTGGTCAAGATTGCCCAAGTCACATGGTTCTAAGTTCCATGAATTGGAAAGATGCACAAGCGCTAAGGGTGATGGTTGTGCTAATCTAAATGCCAGTACCGATGTTCTCAAAGGTTGCTCTTGTTCATTTTGCTTGAAAG CTGCTCATATGTGGTCAGATCTCCATTACCAGGACATCAAGGGTCGAATAGCTG tattGAAGAAGAGTCAGAAAGAAGCAAGCATTTTGGTTCAAAATAGTTGCAGGGGAAAGGAGGTTGACATTCACGGCCAAGGGAACTTCAACAAAGTAACAAAATTAGATCCTGACCTCACGGGTCAGTGGAAATCACTCTTTCTTCACATGGAGAATATCTTTGTCAATGAAAGCAACCAGCTT CCTGTTTTTCTGGGCAGCAATCCAGCTATGTTACGCTTAAAGATTTGA
- the LOC126690628 gene encoding uncharacterized protein LOC126690628 isoform X5 translates to MLVPSGSPPQPNFSTISLFDSKRTHTLISFPLQISYISRSPSSSTQELKICCRKLNFMMSGDNFTDGFGKTRPALADVTNRKRAFSSVSGDVGLNYGDGYGKNVGCGDGDPKFAKQGCLGVENLVQEECEAKFGVDGSEKEKDLSPTCSEVGTSLENIASTVVNLLDKSKETSDFFQGDRIRHSVAVETGDVLRDSCVSSISAPACSGLSKKNCCGVGGNCQDEEVRLSSSVTGSNAVCEGLVAHVCKDNEKDQQGGRLASSNYGSVEWSRLPKSHGSKFHELERCTSAKGDGCANLNASTDVLKGCSCSFCLKAAHMWSDLHYQDIKGRIAAIQLCYA, encoded by the exons ATGTTAGTACCAAGTGGTTCCCCGCCTCAACCAAATTTTAGTACAATTTCTTTATTTGACTCAAAACGAACACACACTCTGATTTCATTTCCTCTCCAAATCTCATACATCTCCAGATCTCCTTCAAGTTCAACTCAAG AGCTTAAGATCTGTTGCCGGAAATTGAATTTCATGATGAGTGGAGATAATTTCACAGATGGGTTTGGCAAAACCCGTCCGGCTTTAGCCGATGTGACCAATAGGAAAAGGGCGTTTTCTTCGGTTTCAGGTGATGTAGGGCTTAATTATGGAGATGGGTATGGTAAAAATGTGGGTTGTGGAGATGGGGATCCAAAGTTTGCAAAGCAAGGGTGCTTAGGAGTAGAGAATTTAGTCCAAGAGGAATGTGAGGCCAAGTTTGGAGTAGATGGTAGTGAAAAGGAGAAGGATTTGTCCCCCACTTGTAGTGAGGTTGGTACTTCACTAGAGAATATTGCATCTACTGTTGTGAATTTACTGGATAAGAGTAAGGAGACATCAGATTTCTTTCAAGGCGACAGGATACGACATAGTGTTGCTGTGGAGACTGGTGATGTATTGAGAGATAGTTGTGTGTCTAGTATTTCGGCGCCTGCTTGCTCTGGACTGTCCAAGAAAAATTGTTGCGGGGTCGGAGGGAACTGTCAAGATGAGGAAGTGAGACTCAGTTCCAGTGTTACTGGAAGTAATGCAGTATGTGAAGGATTGGTCGCACATGTTTGCAAGGATAATGAGAAGGATCAACAAGGTGGTAGATTGGCCTCAAGCAATTATGGGTCTGTTGAGTGGTCAAGATTGCCCAAGTCACATGGTTCTAAGTTCCATGAATTGGAAAGATGCACAAGCGCTAAGGGTGATGGTTGTGCTAATCTAAATGCCAGTACCGATGTTCTCAAAGGTTGCTCTTGTTCATTTTGCTTGAAAG CTGCTCATATGTGGTCAGATCTCCATTACCAGGACATCAAGGGTCGAATAGCTG CAATCCAGCTATGTTACGCTTAA
- the LOC126690628 gene encoding uncharacterized protein LOC126690628 isoform X3 — protein MLVPSGSPPQPNFSTISLFDSKRTHTLISFPLQISYISRSPSSSTQELKICCRKLNFMMSGDNFTDGFGKTRPALADVTNRKRAFSSVSGDVGLNYGDGYGKNVGCGDGDPKFAKQGCLGVENLVQEECEAKFGVDGSEKEKDLSPTCSEVGTSLENIASTVVNLLDKSKETSDFFQGDRIRHSVAVETGDVLRDSCVSSISAPACSGLSKKNCCGVGGNCQDEEVRLSSSVTGSNAVCEGLVAHVCKDNEKDQQGGRLASSNYGSVEWSRLPKSHGSKFHELERCTSAKGDGCANLNASTDVLKGCSCSFCLKAAHMWSDLHYQDIKGRIAVLKKSQKEASILVQNSCRGKEVDIHGQGNFNKVTKLDPDLTGQWKSLFLHMENIFVNESNQLVSATFVSYDLAT, from the exons ATGTTAGTACCAAGTGGTTCCCCGCCTCAACCAAATTTTAGTACAATTTCTTTATTTGACTCAAAACGAACACACACTCTGATTTCATTTCCTCTCCAAATCTCATACATCTCCAGATCTCCTTCAAGTTCAACTCAAG AGCTTAAGATCTGTTGCCGGAAATTGAATTTCATGATGAGTGGAGATAATTTCACAGATGGGTTTGGCAAAACCCGTCCGGCTTTAGCCGATGTGACCAATAGGAAAAGGGCGTTTTCTTCGGTTTCAGGTGATGTAGGGCTTAATTATGGAGATGGGTATGGTAAAAATGTGGGTTGTGGAGATGGGGATCCAAAGTTTGCAAAGCAAGGGTGCTTAGGAGTAGAGAATTTAGTCCAAGAGGAATGTGAGGCCAAGTTTGGAGTAGATGGTAGTGAAAAGGAGAAGGATTTGTCCCCCACTTGTAGTGAGGTTGGTACTTCACTAGAGAATATTGCATCTACTGTTGTGAATTTACTGGATAAGAGTAAGGAGACATCAGATTTCTTTCAAGGCGACAGGATACGACATAGTGTTGCTGTGGAGACTGGTGATGTATTGAGAGATAGTTGTGTGTCTAGTATTTCGGCGCCTGCTTGCTCTGGACTGTCCAAGAAAAATTGTTGCGGGGTCGGAGGGAACTGTCAAGATGAGGAAGTGAGACTCAGTTCCAGTGTTACTGGAAGTAATGCAGTATGTGAAGGATTGGTCGCACATGTTTGCAAGGATAATGAGAAGGATCAACAAGGTGGTAGATTGGCCTCAAGCAATTATGGGTCTGTTGAGTGGTCAAGATTGCCCAAGTCACATGGTTCTAAGTTCCATGAATTGGAAAGATGCACAAGCGCTAAGGGTGATGGTTGTGCTAATCTAAATGCCAGTACCGATGTTCTCAAAGGTTGCTCTTGTTCATTTTGCTTGAAAG CTGCTCATATGTGGTCAGATCTCCATTACCAGGACATCAAGGGTCGAATAGCTG tattGAAGAAGAGTCAGAAAGAAGCAAGCATTTTGGTTCAAAATAGTTGCAGGGGAAAGGAGGTTGACATTCACGGCCAAGGGAACTTCAACAAAGTAACAAAATTAGATCCTGACCTCACGGGTCAGTGGAAATCACTCTTTCTTCACATGGAGAATATCTTTGTCAATGAAAGCAACCAGCTTGTGAGTGCAACTTTTGTTTCCTATGACTTAGCCACTTAG
- the LOC126690628 gene encoding uncharacterized protein LOC126690628 isoform X4, with translation MMSGDNFTDGFGKTRPALADVTNRKRAFSSVSGDVGLNYGDGYGKNVGCGDGDPKFAKQGCLGVENLVQEECEAKFGVDGSEKEKDLSPTCSEVGTSLENIASTVVNLLDKSKETSDFFQGDRIRHSVAVETGDVLRDSCVSSISAPACSGLSKKNCCGVGGNCQDEEVRLSSSVTGSNAVCEGLVAHVCKDNEKDQQGGRLASSNYGSVEWSRLPKSHGSKFHELERCTSAKGDGCANLNASTDVLKGCSCSFCLKAAHMWSDLHYQDIKGRIAVLKKSQKEASILVQNSCRGKEVDIHGQGNFNKVTKLDPDLTGQWKSLFLHMENIFVNESNQLQSSYVTLKDLRENCKMDLEMINGMASEKH, from the exons ATGATGAGTGGAGATAATTTCACAGATGGGTTTGGCAAAACCCGTCCGGCTTTAGCCGATGTGACCAATAGGAAAAGGGCGTTTTCTTCGGTTTCAGGTGATGTAGGGCTTAATTATGGAGATGGGTATGGTAAAAATGTGGGTTGTGGAGATGGGGATCCAAAGTTTGCAAAGCAAGGGTGCTTAGGAGTAGAGAATTTAGTCCAAGAGGAATGTGAGGCCAAGTTTGGAGTAGATGGTAGTGAAAAGGAGAAGGATTTGTCCCCCACTTGTAGTGAGGTTGGTACTTCACTAGAGAATATTGCATCTACTGTTGTGAATTTACTGGATAAGAGTAAGGAGACATCAGATTTCTTTCAAGGCGACAGGATACGACATAGTGTTGCTGTGGAGACTGGTGATGTATTGAGAGATAGTTGTGTGTCTAGTATTTCGGCGCCTGCTTGCTCTGGACTGTCCAAGAAAAATTGTTGCGGGGTCGGAGGGAACTGTCAAGATGAGGAAGTGAGACTCAGTTCCAGTGTTACTGGAAGTAATGCAGTATGTGAAGGATTGGTCGCACATGTTTGCAAGGATAATGAGAAGGATCAACAAGGTGGTAGATTGGCCTCAAGCAATTATGGGTCTGTTGAGTGGTCAAGATTGCCCAAGTCACATGGTTCTAAGTTCCATGAATTGGAAAGATGCACAAGCGCTAAGGGTGATGGTTGTGCTAATCTAAATGCCAGTACCGATGTTCTCAAAGGTTGCTCTTGTTCATTTTGCTTGAAAG CTGCTCATATGTGGTCAGATCTCCATTACCAGGACATCAAGGGTCGAATAGCTG tattGAAGAAGAGTCAGAAAGAAGCAAGCATTTTGGTTCAAAATAGTTGCAGGGGAAAGGAGGTTGACATTCACGGCCAAGGGAACTTCAACAAAGTAACAAAATTAGATCCTGACCTCACGGGTCAGTGGAAATCACTCTTTCTTCACATGGAGAATATCTTTGTCAATGAAAGCAACCAGCTT CAATCCAGCTATGTTACGCTTAAAGATTTGAGAGAGAACTGCAAGATGGATCTGGAGATGATCAATGGAATGGCTTCAGAAAAACATTAG